From the genome of Danio aesculapii chromosome 16, fDanAes4.1, whole genome shotgun sequence, one region includes:
- the si:dkeyp-69b9.6 gene encoding LOW QUALITY PROTEIN: zinc finger protein 865 (The sequence of the model RefSeq protein was modified relative to this genomic sequence to represent the inferred CDS: deleted 1 base in 1 codon; substituted 1 base at 1 genomic stop codon), translating to MFQFGKYNVDIIEMLSGHQSHQFKSLGLERQLQHQQQVQLHQHQLQQQQQQQQQSETSGSILSGLGLGPLQGSRGSAFTDSTSIFAKMSAPPPPLQQQSLSSSQSLRKSSKMSGSSGGSHVSGYPQFLRTFHPTEATLAQEQLHPGVGRFDHFASSSGSGGLVSTVPPPPPPLHPGLSVPQAAPGPSTSSPSSSSVSTSNNPPSSSAVTTLSHQLAGSQSDARSLHQQFSCMLAANQYFLSGVPANSSLEQFLVQQGSHNHLGLGLGQAAGEASSALAPPPALHSSHTHSHPTTLSQSQQPPTQQQQLPPHTLSHPHPHPHHPLHSSSQPSSLGGFDFQGIPVLSSNQLASLMQQEAGLPLPLPLHLSLSKEEGKGDGTAGGSGSSGGRRKKAMAGYLPQRKTENNNNGSNNHSSTNPNSSTLRALNQENTAGLDGGVGLSGIAGDPSSHLTSSSSTSVVSSSVASSTSVLVTNGSKTGGHGTMPPQSETEQEALYHCGECGKTFTQLSSLRRHLRSHELTTAGTSGTRSNILNPVLHPSDPCIPHSTQDSSASSSCGSPDKTFHCSDCGKCFKKKGHLLQHGVIHSGARPYACSTCSRAFNRRESLTRHEKIHEEKPFRCPACGRCFRESTSLLNHAASGTCGKSGRTPRSKHESNIVQGKSNKAGGSQDGIAANAAGSYRGDGFSDDYKDQRSQGNMYSGTTPCGGSLTGTALRKAPLAPTLHPHSQNQGQQHHQQPHLPLSSLLEDSEDDVTSSVNNAISAITAAAANCMSGDLAHGGGRGDDRRDIIGGLLGGLGLGPLGSPSVPLSTSGLDKSYRGSAVAHSQQPNQLTPGGKPKRPRKPRKKKELGEIGAEPPKRRPNRPGMPGGDIRPYLCSVCGRGFARRETLRRHDRIHTGEKPHHCSVCGKYFREAFHLSKHHTVHSGEKNYKCILCGKDFGYAQSLKRHGKLHQKGELEEVPTTPGIENLNSYPSSGGNLIQGGQSSTSSFYPYTQDVKPHASNTQPPPRLYTCAICWKSFRHHFHLTAHHQTVHEGGGEKLFSCEVCGKAFAYSNSLTRHRLSQHGLTRTGQPVAQRSTGEDNSVGGAISESEAATNALLQLAPPSGTHSEQHGVLHSHHAPPQPQGGYSPLFYIPDANATHPSSSNASSYSHSLPSTSSGPLLCNHQHSGIKGEPIYHIGHRHTLAPNIPVQSLALPPSEPHQQHHNPQQHPAEVQSTQHHTFQSQEELRRRKKKKKKTAREKGDRLQMDPGCKSTERAAGGPSWGKAEKXKRKFLKRKRRAIHRTQHKIKKRMAVLVRIRRGSGGSAVYELGLPGGLKLNRLRSLKVPLKRRPCPLCLGATFSQQVALKVHIAARHCPKVRGLQHRLKCPVCGKQSRKFLSALIHRSSHLANRAFSCRHCPCRFWNSMLLTRHKKVCRGTLARFQQERALCVKLVMGSTYRRFECKGNSTSLPF from the exons ATGTTCCAGTTTGGAAAATACAATGTGGACATCATAGAGATGCTGAGTGGACACCAGTCCCATCAGTTCAAAAGTCTTGGATTAGAGCGACAACTTCAACACCAGCAACAAGTGCAGCTTCACCAACACCAGTtacagcagcagcaacagcagcagcagcagagtgAGACATCTGGCTCAATTTTGTCTGGACTTGGCTTAGGCCCACTACAAGGATCTAGAGGCAGTGCGTTTACAGATTCCACGTCAATTTTTGCAAAAATGAGTGCACCTCCCCCACCTCTACAACAACAGTCCCTGTCTTCATCTCAAAGTTTAAGGAAGTCAAGCAAAATGTCTGGAAGCAGTGGTGGAAGTCATGTGAGTGGGTACCCTCAGTTTTTGCGCACATTCCACCCAACTGAGGCCACACTTGCACAAGAGCAGTTGCATCCAGGTGTAGGGCGATTTGATCATTTTGCCAGCAGTAGTGGAAGTGGAGGATTAGTTTCAACTGTTCCACCGCCACCACCCCCACTGCATCCTGGCCTGTCAGTACCTCAGGCTGCCCCTGGTCCTTCAACCTCCTCCCCGTCTTCCAGTTCTGTTTCAACGTCTAATAACCCTCCCAGCAGTAGTGCAGTAACTACTTTGAGCCATCAGTTAGCAGGATCTCAGTCTGATGCCCGAAGCCTACATCAACAGTTTAGCTGCATGTTGGCAGCAAATCAGTATTTTCTTTCTGGAGTACCAGCCAATTCCAGTCTAGAACAGTTTTTAGTTCAGCAAGGAAGTCATAACCACCTGGGTCTTGGACTGGGCCAAGCTGCAGGAGAGGCAAGTTCGGCCCTTGCTCCTCCCCCTGCTCTTCATTCTTCACACACTCATAGTCACCCCACCACTCTATCACAGTCTCAACAGCCACCAACACAACAGCAGCAACTACCACCACACACTTTGTCTCACCCCCACCCACACCCACACCATCCACTGCACTCTTCCTCACAGCCTTCCTCACTCGGGGGCTTTGACTTTCAAGGAATCCCAGTTCTTTCATCCAACCAGCTAGCATCTCTAATGCAGCAGGAAGCTGGGCTGCCACTTCCTCTTCCACTACATCTTTCTTTATCAAAAGAGGAGGGAAAGGGTGATGGCACTGCTGGAGGAAGTGGCTCCTCTGGAGGTAGGAGAAAGAAAGCTATGGCTGGCTACCTACcacagagaaagactgaaaacaaCAATAATGGCAGCAACAATCATAGCTCTACAAACCCTAACAGTAGCACTTTGAGGGCACTGAACCAAGAGAACACAGCAGGCTTGGATGGAGGTGTTGGTTTGTCAGGTATTGCTGGAGACCCTTCTTCACACTTAACCTCTTCATCCTCTACTTCTGTCGTGTCATCTTCTGTAGCCTCTTCTACATCAGTCTTAGTGACAAACGGCTCGAAAACGGGCGGTCATGGTACCATGCCACCACAATCTGAGACAGAACAAGAAGCCCTTTATCATTGTGGTGAGTGTGGCAAAACTTTCACACAACTCTCTAGTCTGCGCAGGCACCTACGTAGTCATGAATTAACCACAGCAGGCACAAGTGGCACAAGAAGTAACATTTTAAACCCAGTTTTGCATCCTTCTGATCCATGTATCCCCCACTCTACTCAAGATAGCTCAGCCTCATCCTCATGTGGCAGTCCTGACAAGACTTTTCATTGTTCTGACTGTGGCAAATGTTTCAAGAAAAAAGGACATCTCCTTCAACATGGTGTTATTCACTCAGGGGCTCGGCCCTATGCCTGCAGTACTTGTAGTCGTGCTTTCAATCGGCGTGAGTCACTCACCCGCcatgaaaaaattcatgaagagAAACCATTCCGCTGTCCAGCTTGTGGCCGCTGTTTTCGTGAAAGTACGTCCCTATTGAACCATGCAGCCTCGGGCACCTGTGGCAAGTCGGGACGTACACCGAGATCAAAGCATGAAAGTAATATAGTTCAAGGCAAGAGCAATAAAGCTGGGGGCTCCCAAGATGGAATAGCGGCTAATGCAGCGG GTTCTTACCGGGGTGATGGTTTCAGTGATGACTACAAGGACCAGCGCTCTCAAGGTAACATGTATTCTGGAACAACCCCATGTGGTGGCAGCCTGACAGGGACTGCACTTAGGAAGGCACCATTAGCTCCTACTCTGCATCCACACTCACAAAACCAAGGCCAGCAGCATCACCAACAGCCACACCTCCCACTTTCATCCCTGTTAGAGGACTCTGAAGATGATGTTACTAGCTCCGTCAACAATGCCATTTCTGCTATCACTGCTGCAGCTGCAAATTGTATGAGTGGTGATCTTGCCCATGGTGGAGGCAGAGGGGATGATCGAAGGGATATCATCGGTGGATTGCTAGGAGGTCTGGGTCTAGGGCCTCTTGGCTCACCTAGTGTTCCTTTATCAACATCTGGACTGGATAAGTCCTATAGAGGTAGTGCTGTGGCCCATAGCCAGCAACCAAATCAGCTGACACCCGGTGGAAAGCCTAAGCGTCCTCGTAAGCCCCGCAAAAAAAAGGAACTCGGAGAGATTGGTGCTGAGCCTCCTAAAAGAAGGCCTAACAGACCAGGAATGCCTGGTGGGGATATCAGACCATATTTGTGCAGCGTCTGTGGTCGAGGGTTtgcaagaagagaaactttgcGGAGGCATGACAGAATACACACTGGGGAAAAGCCTCACCATTGTAGCGTATGTGGCAAGTACTTCAGAGAGGCATTTCATCTTAGCAAGCACCACACAGTGCATTCTGGAGAGAAGAACTACAAGTGTATTCTGTGTGGAAAGGACTTTGGATATGCCCAGAGCCTTAAAAGACATGGCAAACTACACCAGAAAGGAGAACTGGAGGAAGTGCCAACAACGCCAGGCATAGAAAACCTTAACAGCTATCCATCCTCTGGTGGCAACTTGATTCAAGGGGGCCAAAGCAGCACTTCTTCTTTCTATCCATACACTCAAGATGTCAAACCACATGCATCAAACACGCAGCCCCCTCCTAGACTGTATACTTGCGCTATATGCTGGAAATCATTCCGCCATCACTTTCACTTGACTGCGCATCACCAAACGGTTCACGAGGGTGGTGGAGAAAAACTGTTTTCCTGTGAAGTCTGTGGAAAGGCTTTTGCATACTCAAACAGCCTTACACGGCACAGGCTTTCTCAGCATGGCTTAACACGGACTGGTCAGCCAGTTGCTCAAAGGAGCACAGGTGAAGATAATAGTGTTGGTGGTGCAATATCAGAGAGTGAAGCTGCTACAAATGCTTTGCTTCAGCTAGCGCCACCCAGTGGCACACATAGCGAACAGCATGGAGTTCTTCACAGCCACCATGCACCTCCCCAACCACAAGGTGGCTACTCCCCTCTGTTTTATATACCAGATGCCAATGCTACACACCCATCTTCATCTAATGCCTCCTCTTATTCTCATTCTCTGCCGTCAACTTCCTCAGGGCCTCTTCTTTGTAACCATCAGCACTCTGGGATAAAGGGTGAACCCATTTATCACATTGGTCACAGGCATACACTTGCTCCAAACATACCTGTGCAGTCCCTCGCTTTGCCCCCATCAGAGCCACATCAGCAACATCACAATCCCCAGCAGCATCCAGCTGAGGTTCAATCTACACAGCACCACACTTTTCAAAGCCAAGAAGAGTTGAGGcggcgcaaaaaaaaaaaaaaaaagacggcAAGAGAGAAAGGAGATAGGCTACAAATGGACCCCGGCTGCAAAAGTACAGAGAGAGCAGCCGGAGGTCCCTCCTGGGGAAAGGCAGAGAAATGA AAAAGAAAATTTCTCAAGAGAAAAAGGAGAGCAATTCACAGGACTCAACATAAAATTAAAAAGCGCATGGCTGTTCTTGTGAGAATCAGGCGTGGAAGTGGAGGAAGTGCTGTTTATGAACTGGGCCTTCCAGGTGGACTGAAGCTGAACAGGCTTCGTTCTCTCAAAGTTCCTCTGAAACGAAGGCCTTGTCCCCTTTGCCTTGGTGCTACCTTTTCACAACAGGTTGCACTAAAAGTTCACATAGCAGCTAGACATTGCCCCAAAGTGAGAGGCCTTCAGCATCGTTTGAAATGTCCAGTTTGTGGAAAACAGTCTCGCAAATTCCTCTCGGCTCTCATTCACCGAAGCTCCCATTTAGCCAACAGAGCATTTTCCTGTAGACATTGTCCCTGTCGTTTCTGGAATTCAATGCTCCTCACACGGCACAAGAAGGTGTGTCGAGGGACGTTGGCTAGGTTTCAACAAGAGAGGGCGCTTTGTGTTAAATTAGTCATGGGATCAACATACAGGAGGTTTGAGTGCAAAGGGAACTCTACGTCCTTACCTTTCTAA